The following coding sequences lie in one Silene latifolia isolate original U9 population chromosome 5, ASM4854445v1, whole genome shotgun sequence genomic window:
- the LOC141655553 gene encoding uncharacterized protein LOC141655553 — translation MLWKKMERENYSMFMIGCWAIWEHRNKVIFEGAEVDPEKIIKRVRDVACEDAEWRAAAVSKGVEKGRREGERGGGSDGRKLAPVGFVKINVDAGVKEGEGVSTGAVCRNRRGEVVWGMAVMHEQSWDSHIAEAVAVLDGLQEAVDRGRRDVVLESDCLQVVEVLEGKRSGRSEFSLIIDDILALCSSFNSVIWSHTSRINNCVAHSLAHVFPRIIGKTVWTDNLPQIVNNAVVFDISLI, via the coding sequence ATGTTGTGGAAGAAGATGGAGAGGGAGAATTATAGTATGTTTATGATCGGATGTTGGGCGATTTGGGAACACCGGAACAAGGTAATATTTGAGGGAGCGGAGGTCGACCCTGAGAAGATCATTAAGAGGGTGCGGGATGTGGCTTGTGAGGATGCGGAATGGAGGGCTGCTGCTGTGAGTAAAGGAGTAGAAAAGGGGAGACGTGAGGGAGAAAGGGGAGGGGGAAGCGATGGAAGGAAGCTTGCGCCGgttggttttgtcaagattaacgTCGACGCAGGAGTGAAGGAGGGAGAAGGGGTCAGCACGGGGGCGGTGTGTAGGAATCGAAGAGGAGAAGTGGTTTGGGGTATGGCGGTGATGCATGAACAGAGCTGGGATTCTCATATAGCAGAAGCGGTTGCAGTGCTGGACGGTCTCCAAGAAGCTGTAGATAGAGGCAGGCGGGATGTGGTGCTGGAAAGCGACTGTCTGCAGGTTGTCGAGGTGTTGGAAGGCAAACGAAGTGGAAGGAGCGAGTTTTCCTTAATTATTGATGATATTCTTGCTTTATGTAGTTCTTTTAATTCGGTTATTTGGTCGCATACAAGTAGAATTAATAATTGTGTAGCTCATTCTTTAGCTCATGTTTTTCCTAGAATTATCGGTAAGACGGTCTGGACGGACAATCTACCACAGATCGTTAACAATGCTGTAGTTTTTGATATTTCATTAATATAG